The genome window CAAACCTCAGTAGCAACATTTTTCAACACAAAGGATCTCTCTTTCACAAGTCATTGTCACATCCAGTTCGCCACAGGAATAGATAATGGCAATGGGGGAGTAACGCAACTCACAGACCAGCCCCGGATCTCACTGGGGGCAAGCATTTCATCCTCTCCCTTATCTGACCTTTCCCACCTTCTCATGCAGACTTATCTAAATTTCATCTCTTGGTCCTTCCCTTGACCTTTCCTTTGACAAATGGACTAATTAATAAATGGCCAAAAGgctgaaggaagagaagaggccCAAACAAGCCTTGCCTTGGGTAACCTGTGTTTGGACCAATGATAAGTTGGCCTGTAATAAGTTCCCAATGAATCATGCATTTTTTTCAGACACCAGCAGATGAACCGAAGTCATTCTATCTGCCTCCCACTTCTTCCATCCAGAATCACAGATCTCCGCTGGGGCTGGTAAAAACAGCTGGTTGAGGTCTCTAGTCTCTGGCCATTCTTAGGAATAGTCATTTTATTCCTAAGCGTGACCCCTTCTGGTGTGACCCATGTGTTTTCTGCCAATTCCCCACAAAGAAGGCCGGGGGAAACTGTCTGGGTGGGACTTCGGATAGGAGACAGCAGGACCTTGGAATCTGTCACTGTGGAAGAGGGAGGCGGATGGTCCATGATGGGGAAAGGAGGGCTGAATAAGATTAGGCTCTGGGGTCTTCCTGGCCTTGACCTGTGGAAAGACTTAGAACCCCCGGATGGTCGCTCTATTTTTGAAGAAAGAAGGTTGTCCCCAGATGGCTCTGTCTCTGATGTGCGCTTTCTGCATTGCACTACTGCATCCTGGGTGGAGAGCAGGTTAGCCAAACCTGGTTCTGGAGAAAGGCTGGGTCCTTCACATGTGCGGGATGCAGTGGCATCCATGGGCAAGGACTCCTTGGCTCCTGTGTCTTGCTTTGGTTTCTCTTCCTTGGGGCTTTCCAAGGAGGAGGGAGAACCACCTTTGGCAGGTTTCTCAGAGGTCACATCAGTGGATCTAGCTTCTTCTGGGCTCTTCTCCAGAGGCTGAGCCCCACCTTCCGCTGGGCTCtgagagggcaggggctgtgggatcTCTGTGTACTGAAGCTTGGGAGGGATGACTGGGACCGCCCTGGCCTGGCACATTTTGACCATGAAGGAGGTTCTCACAGCTGACACACTGACGGGAGCTGAGTTACGGCGGCCTGTCAGGGCATGAGCAACAATGTCCAGGTCCTGAGAGTCCTGGGAGTCAACCCTCCAGGGGTCTACTTTACAGTGAGATGAGGTCACCCACGTGACCTTTGGGTCTTCTGGCTCAGAGAGCTGCATTCCAGGTGAACCAAATGAGGCCACATTTTCAAACCGGAAGAGGTCAGTGATGGCAATGGCAGAGTCCAAGTTCAGGGAAGAAGGCCTATTTTTCCCCTTCGGGGGCCCACACTCAGTGCTCTTCAGCTGTAACTTTGGGGGATGCTCTCCGTGCGGGGTGCTGTCCTGCACACGAGGTGAGCTCTCCTTGCTGCTCTCTGGTCTGGGCACACTACCTTGCTCAGTCTGCGGGCTGCTGTGTCCCAGGTGTGTCCCCAGTTCCTTTCCCTCTGCTAGGCTGACAGGGCTGGTTTCTGCTGGTTTGGGCTGCAAACCACCTGGTCTCTTCTGACTGGGAAGAGCCTCTATCCCTTTCAGGCCAGAGAACTCTCTGAAGGACCTCAGGGCTTTCTCATCCCATCCAGTAACCTCTCTCCTGGGTGGCGGGGGCTGCAGCGCGTCTGGATTCCTCTCAGCTTCAAGATTAGCACAGCTGCTGGAGGAGGGGCCCTGGAAAGTCCACTGGCTCTCAGCCGTGGGTTTGCTGTCTAGAGAATGGCTCTGACGAAGGCTAGGCCTGTGGGAAAGCCTCTTCTCCAGCCGGTGGCACTGAAGGCCCTGCGCCGGGGCCTCTTGCCCATTTTTCAGGGTGGGGGAGTGAAGGGGACTCGTCACCCACTGGGGCTCCTCCCAGGGCTCCACCATCTCTAGGCCGTGCTGGGCCACATCTGTCCCGGTGTCGTCGTCGTCGCAGTCTGAGGGCTCCTGTGTTGAATGGGCCGCATCCCCCTCTCCGGGTGGGGAGAGCTCAACCTCCCTTGGTGGGCTTGGAAAACCAGCGCCTTTTCCATCGGGAGCAGCGTTCTTTGACTTCAGCTTCTCACTGTGTTCTGGAGAGGCCTTGTCTCCCTGACAAAGACTGGGGATCGCAGAACTGCCTTTGGGCTTCGGCTGGTCTACGTGTGGATTTGTCCTCGAATTCTTTGAGGAGTCTTCCCTCTCAGGGCCATCCTTCTGTAGCTGGACTCCAGGTGCCTCCTCCAGAGGcgttggagggggtggggcaggtgggatCAGAGGAGACAGGTTCCCTgggcctcccacctccacccttgCTTGTGGAGAAGCCGTCTCAAATGGAACGATTTCCagaggagccaggctgggggggTCTGGGCGCGGAGCCTTCTCAGTCTCAGGTCTGTGGAGGCGGCTGTTTGTCTCTGGCTTCTCTCTATTGGCTGCTGTGGGAGTCCCCTCTGTGCTCTGTTTGGCTGGATCCCTAGCCCACTCCTCCAGAGGGGCAGAGACTGGAGCTGGGGTAGAGACACAAGGCAAGCTCCCAGGAGGCTCTGGGGCAGCAAAAGGCCTTGGACTTGACTCAAGAATGGGCTGAGTTGGGCTGACCTTCGGAGCAGGTGGTGGCAACGAGGGCAGCTCCTCCTCAGATTCAATGATTTTTAGCTCCTGTTGAATCTCAGGCCAGATCAGGGTGCTGGTCAGATCATCTTCATCCTGAAAAACATCAAGAAACTGCTTATTTAGAACCAAGGACTCTCAGGGCTGTCATCCTCACTGTCGGCCAGGGACTGGAGCAGTGCCAGGCTGGGCACCTCAGCGAATAAAGGACACAGCACTAATAATCACTGGATGCTTACTcagtgcttaccatgtgccatAACATACAGTTGGCCCTCCATATCTGGGGTTCTGCACCTATGCAACCCCATATCTGGGGTTCTGCACCTAGGTTCAACCAACCCCAGATCAGAACTCTCTTGTcaattacatacatatatgtaatcTCACTCGcagacattttttcccattgatttttagagagggagagacagagagaaacactgatgcgagggagacacattgattggttgcctctcacatggaCCCTGAGttggggaacaaacctgcaaaccaggtacgtgcccttggctgggaattgagctctcaacccttcagtgtgcaggccggcgctctaaccacttaggaacaccggccagggctgcctaTCCCCTTTGACACACTCCTCCAGGTCACAGAGCCTCCCAAATGCAGGACTGCTCCATGGAAAAACCTCCTCGTACCTTCATCTTATGCAAGGACAACCAAGAAACCTTGGAAAATTCCACCTCTAAAAAGTGGAAGAGGTTTAGTAAGCACTGGCATCATGCTTTAACCTCTCTAGAAGCAACGGGAGGAAGGAATGGATTCTGGAAATATTAGAGAAGGTTTTACAAACATAGACACTCTCTACCCAGGATGTCGGGAAGGAGAGGGCTGGCTCCATGAATGGTCATCATCTTTGGGACCAGGATACGACAAGCAGATTTTGTGCTGCTTCTGGGATTGAATGTCATTACAATCGAAGGGCATATTACTGGTTTATGGTGACTTCAGGTCAGAAATATTTAGCGCTGAGTCTGTCCTAGGGAACCTGAGCTGGATGGTTATTCGCATTATTGCAGGGCCTCTGCAAAAATAAATCCCAAGGTCTGATTAGAAGGTTGTCTCCTAAAATCCCTTTGGCCAACTCTGGttcttcaaaacaaacaaacaaacaaacaaacaaacaaacaaaacactaagCTATTCTAAGAGCCCTTGGGAAAAAGAGAACTATTGGTTGGACCGACAGAGGTTCCACCTTACCATCTCATGGAGAAACACCACTTCTGCTCTGGCCATGGGGCCCTCCTGCGGAGCACTGGGCTCCACCTGGCCAGCCTCTGGCGCCTCCTCCACCACCTTCTCTGGATCCAGCCTCTTCTCCAATTCACTTGAATGTTGACAGCTCAGGGGGATTTCCGAGGGTTTCTTCTCCTCCAGTTGGGCTCCTGGCTCCACAGAAAGGCCTTTGCTGCATTCCACTGtcctccctgctcctggccctgGCTTGGCATCCTCCAGAGCCACCTTCTTAGGTACCGAAGCTGCAATGAGGATGCGAGTTACCGGTTGAAAGAGACTGACAGCTCATTTTAAGAGAGGCTGTTCCCAGCACAGTCACTGACCTGGGCTAATCCTGCTTCCCAAGGATGGAGGGCATCCTCCCAGCTTACTGCTCTCTCACACTCTCCACCCTTGCCTCCTAGCCGTGTCCTGTGTTCAGATCCCCGAGTTGCAGACCGTCAGAGATGGGAGGTCATCTGTCCAGTGGCTCTCAACTGGAGACCACTgtgcctctccccttcccaggggacatttggcagtgtctggagacatttttggttgtctaactgggtggtgggagtggtcaatggcatctagtgggtagaagtcATGGATGCTGCTAAATAATCCTGCAAAGTATCGAACAGTCCCACACAAGAAAAGAATTACCCAGGCCCAAATGTCactagtgctgaggttgagaaaccctgcgtAACCCAATCTTCCACTTCACACACAAGTCAATTCAGACCCTGAGAAGTCAAGTCTGTAGCCTAAGGTCACAGAAATCTGTTATCTACAAAGATGGATTGTGATTGTGATTGTGACAGCTTCCTGACAGATGGTCTGGCTCAGAGCCCACAGTCTTAGCCACTTTACTGCACTGTCTTGCAAACTCTGtgtaagacagtggttctcaaccttcctaatgccgcgaccctttagtacagttcctcCCAACCtgtgagaaccgctagcagggtcacctaagaccatcggaaaacacagatacttacattacgattcattaacagtagcaaaattacagttatggagtagcaacgaaaatacttttatggttgggggtcaccacaacatgaggaactgtattacagggtcgcggcattagaaaggttgggaaccactggtgtaAGCAAATGTGAGTCTGGTTTTCAATCTCTTGCAGTGGAACgagagccctcccctcccctgctttaCCTGCAGAAGTCTCGGCTCCTGGGGGCTTCTCTTCAGGACAGCCTCCACTCTCTGACCCCTGGAAAGAAAACTCTTCCAGGCTGGAGAGAGACTGCAGCTCCTTTGGGGGTGTCCTGCACGGGGTGCTGTTGGTGCTGATGACAGCTGACACGTGGAGCGGCACGGACACGGCGAAGGGCTCTGAGATGTTCAGCGCCTTGCGCTGGTGTCGGGGTGAAGGCTCCATCTGGAAGAGGCTGCTGGTGAAGACGGACTTGCTGGGGCTGTCGGTCGAGGTGTAGAACATGCCCAGCATCTTTGGGGCCGTCTGCTCGCTCTCGGGATCCTCGATGGGCCGGAACACCTTCAGCTGCTCCGGTGGGGGCCGGGCCTGAGCGCCCTGGAGTTGGCTTCGGTCACTGCTCACGTCAAAGCCCCCCTCGGCCCCCGCCGGCATCCCCTCCTGGCCCCAGTCACCCTCCTGCTTGGTGAGGTCACAGGAGCTGCCAATGCTGGTCGCATGCATTTTCGAGGCTGGAATAAAAAATCCACCGGTGGCGACTGATAGATTGAAATTGCCTTTGGTTTCTTTCCCTGGTAAAAAAGCAGGCAAACACATGGTCAGCAGCCGGTAAGAGAAGGCACTGACTATTGGAAAGGGAGAGCATCCTAATGAGGGCAGAGCATCCTAATGAGGAAGACAGGGTCAGAACCTCTGATTGATGAATTGGAAGCATCTCTTCATGCGCCTGCTCTGTTAGGATGCCCTGACAGGGCCACTTGCGGTGTTACATGTATCTGCTTTCAACTTTGCAGGGAGAGCCGTTTCCAAAAGAAGGCCACTGCCAAGATTGCTAACCAGAGCAGTCATCCTCCAAGCATCACATGTAGATCATGAGCATAAAAAGACGGGTGGGAGCGGACAGAATGATGTTTGCTCAAAAGGACGGAGACGAAGAGGGCAAAATAACAGAATCTTATTTTGCTTTGAAACTTATCCTTTTACGCCTCGTCTGGCAGGTAGACCAGACAGGGGTCTGATTTCCAGGCAAGGAAACAAGTGCCGTTCTCAGCTAGACCTTCTTCTCCCTTTCCCGGGCTTCCTCCTGCTGATTTGGAGGATGAGAAAGTAGGAATGCAAATGCACCCAACCTTACAGAGCCCAGTCCTGCAGAGTGAGTTCCTGGCAGGCTGAGGAAGGAAGACAAGGAAGGAAAGAACCTGTACGGGAAGTAAAGAAGCTGGGAGGTGACGCGTGAGTTGCCTGGGATCTGGAGAGGAATTCCCAGCCAGGTCCTGAGGGCTCTGCTGGATGTGTAACTGTAGGTTTGAAATTCTCACGACCACTCCGTGGGGAAGtgcagttctctctcacacctgAGGAAATGGAGACGCCAGAGGTTCCATAACCTGCCCAACACCCAGGAAAGTGCTGACCtggatttaaaatgttaaattcgGTAAAACTGGGCAAGAATTGCCTCAAGAGGTTTCAAAAACCCAAAGCAAATGGGTGACTATAAAGGcaagaaaatgataaaagtaCTGTGTCAGTTTAAAAAGAGTTCATTGAGTATTTTACAAGttgaggattatttttaaaagttgttctaAAGATGTTCTGTGTTATTTCAGATTGCTTCATTTATCAAAGAGCAAAACGTTTTCTATTAAAGGGGTTGGAAAGTCGTGGGGTAAATGTGGGGCGTCTCGTCTCTGCTAGGGAAGCCCTGGTGGCAGTGCTGTGGGCTGCTTAGCAGAGAGAGAGGTACAGGCAAGTCAGCCCTGACGGCTGCAGCTGTAAGAACCAAGGGGGTGAGGTGACGCTTTGATAGTAGGTGTCACCTTGCTTGCAGCCGTGCACACCTCTACTCCAAAAAGGGATGGCCAGAGACATGCCAGGCTGGTGCCTATCAATGCTGATTGACGAATGAATGAAGCCACCGACTCAAAATCATGACTTGACAATGAGAAAGCTGATGTCTATGGAAACACAAATTCAAGACACGTAAGTACCGAGGCACAAAGTTCTGAGGCATGAACCAGTGCCGGGCTCTTTTTTATGCCCCCGGGAGAAGCCTTGGTTTTCAGGGGTTGCCCTTTAACCGGGTTCAGGTGTGAATGTAAAAGAGCGGTCGTCTCCATCTGTGGTTAGAGGAAGGCTGGGGAAAGAGGGTGGCCCTTTAGGGGGAGTTAATGCAAGGGCTATGTGAACCCCTTGAGTTCAGAAAAAGCCAGGGAGGGATGGGACAGGGGGACTGTGCATGACCAGGACTGGAGACGAGCAGGCCCAGTAGCTTGTGAAGGCAAGTCTGGTGTGGCAACTGCAGTCTCCCAGCTGTAATCGCCAGTTCCAAACACCACGGTAAAACCTCACCTTCCACGGGCACTGAGCACAGCGAGTCCATGCTTTTGGCTGGCCGGATAGTAGCTTTTTCCACTagagacaaaaggaaaaaatatcttagttgaatGCATAGTAAGAGGAAGCGTTCAGGACAATAGGTCCTACTGTCAACACACAAGAAAAGTTTCTTTAGCAAAGTTTtccaagtatttaaaatattccccTTTGGAAAACATCCCCCACTCCACCTAGATGTTCCTACTTTCTGATTGGAATGGGCTTTATAAAGACAAGGCTTCTGTAGATCAAAGTTTTATTAACATTAAACAGATAAAGGTAAATTATAACTTTGCCCAATACTAGCTATCCTCAAATGAGGAGTCCTAAGCCCAATGTTTCTGTACATCAAGGATGCAAAGATTCATCTATGGGGTAGAATCCACGAGGCTCCAGGCAGCCCCTCCTATTTGGCAGGCCAGAGAGCAGGGGTCTTGGCCAAAGCCGCATCTCTCAGCACCGAAGAAGAATTTGGTACAACAGGTGAGAGGGCCCTGGGGACCTGGTCACCTTTCTCCCATGTGCAGCTTTGCTCTTTGAGATGTCACCCACCAACCTCACCCTGGAGCAGATGACAACCAGCCAAACATCTAatatgagcacctactatgtgcctggtgGACTCTGTGCATCGTTGTAAGCCACCTGAGCAGGTTTTTGGAAGAGTGTGgcttaaataagtaaaaaacttATTCCAGGCTCAGGATTAGGCCCTTTCACAGATACCATCTCTTTTCAGGGAGGTGAATTAACTGGAAGGTTGTTCCTTCTAGGTCAAGTTCgctgggaggggaaagagggtggTTTGGAAGCTGAGTGGGAGCCCCAGAACTCGTGTAAAGAAACTTGAATTCAGACACATCTGGCTTTGAATCTCAACTCCGCCACTTTGGGCCTTGTGACTTCAGATAAGCAGCTTACCTATCCTGACCTTCAGCTTTCTCAcatgtaaaatgaggaaaaatagaGCTGCTGTGAGGAGTCAATGagtaatgcatataaaataagTAGGT of Eptesicus fuscus isolate TK198812 chromosome 3, DD_ASM_mEF_20220401, whole genome shotgun sequence contains these proteins:
- the ARHGAP31 gene encoding rho GTPase-activating protein 31; the protein is MKNKGAKQKLKRKGATGAFGCDLTEYLESSGQDVPYVLKSCAEFIETHGIVDGIYRLSGVTSNIQRLRQEFGSDQCPDLTREVYLQDIHCVGSLCKLYFRELPNPLLTYELYEKFTEAVSRRPEEGQLARIQNVVQQLPPSHYRTLEYLIRHLAHIASFSSKTNMHARNLALVWAPNLLRSKEIEATGCNGDAAFLAVRVQQVVIEFILNHVDQIFNNGAPGSLENEENWPIVKSLTLPALSLPMKLVSLEEAQARSLATNHPARKERRENSLPEIVPPMGTLFHTVLELPDNKRKLSSKSKKWKSIFNLGRSGSDSKSKLSRNGSVFVRGQRLSVEKATIRPAKSMDSLCSVPVEGKETKGNFNLSVATGGFFIPASKMHATSIGSSCDLTKQEGDWGQEGMPAGAEGGFDVSSDRSQLQGAQARPPPEQLKVFRPIEDPESEQTAPKMLGMFYTSTDSPSKSVFTSSLFQMEPSPRHQRKALNISEPFAVSVPLHVSAVISTNSTPCRTPPKELQSLSSLEEFSFQGSESGGCPEEKPPGAETSAASVPKKVALEDAKPGPGAGRTVECSKGLSVEPGAQLEEKKPSEIPLSCQHSSELEKRLDPEKVVEEAPEAGQVEPSAPQEGPMARAEVVFLHEMDEDDLTSTLIWPEIQQELKIIESEEELPSLPPPAPKVSPTQPILESSPRPFAAPEPPGSLPCVSTPAPVSAPLEEWARDPAKQSTEGTPTAANREKPETNSRLHRPETEKAPRPDPPSLAPLEIVPFETASPQARVEVGGPGNLSPLIPPAPPPPTPLEEAPGVQLQKDGPEREDSSKNSRTNPHVDQPKPKGSSAIPSLCQGDKASPEHSEKLKSKNAAPDGKGAGFPSPPREVELSPPGEGDAAHSTQEPSDCDDDDTGTDVAQHGLEMVEPWEEPQWVTSPLHSPTLKNGQEAPAQGLQCHRLEKRLSHRPSLRQSHSLDSKPTAESQWTFQGPSSSSCANLEAERNPDALQPPPPRREVTGWDEKALRSFREFSGLKGIEALPSQKRPGGLQPKPAETSPVSLAEGKELGTHLGHSSPQTEQGSVPRPESSKESSPRVQDSTPHGEHPPKLQLKSTECGPPKGKNRPSSLNLDSAIAITDLFRFENVASFGSPGMQLSEPEDPKVTWVTSSHCKVDPWRVDSQDSQDLDIVAHALTGRRNSAPVSVSAVRTSFMVKMCQARAVPVIPPKLQYTEIPQPLPSQSPAEGGAQPLEKSPEEARSTDVTSEKPAKGGSPSSLESPKEEKPKQDTGAKESLPMDATASRTCEGPSLSPEPGLANLLSTQDAVVQCRKRTSETEPSGDNLLSSKIERPSGGSKSFHRSRPGRPQSLILFSPPFPIMDHPPPSSTVTDSKVLLSPIRSPTQTVSPGLLCGELAENTWVTPEGVTLRNKMTIPKNGQRLETSTSCFYQPQRRSVILDGRSGRQIE